In the Bombus pyrosoma isolate SC7728 linkage group LG15, ASM1482585v1, whole genome shotgun sequence genome, one interval contains:
- the LOC122575637 gene encoding PH and SEC7 domain-containing protein isoform X14: MLPSIFTISSSRDVPVLKCLRLSSDPVTLKLRRDPAIKAHVRRLLSPGQPACDETDSSKISHEAMTFPNNPRPVSSGNGEDMEPRKPGTPELPGGSPQEPTAAKQYATRSNGSYSDASGSSELEALLPPVDSFKEEERAQWEPLSGDKFSRQKNTPRFEAYMMTGDLMLNLSRTQQSSGLLPKHQKKVDSLRYNNHHTHHHHNHHNHHHHNSVPTSPNEMLGHHRAYKCTGSNSASTSPVGISKRESGQCPGQSDTSKQNAASFGYSSGFVRTSRSEDHLQFQKDPSMSAVDIDIDDDVTSSLNTLLDTRPDSGQGLSSDRIVWTYNAPVSSPSASERTSCCQNGSSSQSSSSSSSTEGTSPQRSLSPTSPTSVSSSVMSSNSGSRRFPPPVPTGTSASALGPSGDGTTSSASGLHPTNGDLSQSEAISNMSSPDYNDEETMDILSARDIMMVSDPSDSDSTILASEPPQRRLKAATAAASVPPASNAYTPAQENTEHRIVIQVKGPDKDATAARNTSPRQNRRRGNLSNPELVPTSTAQNTVQRPTGNTTPEFVGYQELKESEDENEALNIGNYEDKHGGASPPQSADEESDIESLHSFHYSPKAVDLPSAVRLAKRLYSLDGFKKSDVSRHLSKNNDFSRAVAEEYLRYFSFERDTLDVALRKFLAQFSLTGETQERERVLVHFSKRFLDCNPGAFNSQDAVHTLTCAIMLLNTDLHGQNIGRKMSCNEFIENLSELNDGDNFPREVLKQLYNAIKSFPLEWAFGTYWLFRDEEGDETANQAIQQGDGPAISGTGNPFLDVPNVTGATEFKKGYVMRKCCFDSNGKKTPFGKRGWKMYYCTLRELVLYLHKDEHGFRNDSLHNAIRIHHALATKASDYTKKEHVFRLQTADQAEYLFQTSDSKELQSWIDTINFVCASFSCQPLAGAVGSQRKFQRPLLPCSHTKLSPREQLRDHEERVSKLEAELEEHRRHPPERGAKALTVQNYKEKDAYLHHELKRYKTYAYLLRSRLAFTEVEPSLVESSIGEVDEGSGALLNSEVALIPPPVPDRPAINRYSYRAAIYNRNLLNGQDYGGDIG; the protein is encoded by the exons ATGCTTCCCAGCATTTTCACAATCTCCAGTAGTCGAGATGTTCCAG TGCTGAAATGTCTGCGGCTCTCGTCGGATCCCGTCACCCTGAAACTGCGAAGGG ATCCTGCAATAAAAGCTCACGTGCGTCGGCTGTTGTCACCGGGACAGCCGGCATGCGACGAGACGGATTCGAGCAAAATCTCTCACGAGGCAATGACCTTCCCGAATAACCCCAGGCCGGTGTCATCGGGTAACGGCGAAGATATGGAACCAAGAAAGCCAGGAACACCGGAACTTCCGGGTGGCTCGCCACAGGAACCGACTGCCGCGAAGCAGTATGCGACGAGAAGCAACGGATCCTACAGTGACGCTTCCGGATCCTCTGAACTAGAGGCGCTACTTCCGCCAGTGGATAGTTTCAAGGAGGAAGAACGTGCCCAATGGGAGCCTCTCTCCGGCGACAAGTTCTCCAGGCAGAAGAATACGCCTAG GTTCGAAGCGTACATGATGACCGGCGATCTAATGCTGAACCTGTCGCGCACGCAGCAGAGCAGCGGCCTGCTCCCGAAGCACCAGAAGAAGGTCGACTCGCTGAGGTACAACAATCATCATACCCACCATCACCATAATCACCACAATCACCACCATCATAACTCGGTACCGACCAGTCCTAACGAGATGCTGGGCCATCACCGTGCTTACAAGTGTACCGGTTCGAATTCGGCCAGCACCTCACCGGTCGGGATCAGCAAACGTGAGAGCGGCCAGTGTCCAGGCCAGAGCGATACTAGCAAACAAAATGCCGCGAGTTTCGGTTATTCGAGCGGCTTCGTTCGCACCTCGCGCTCCGAGGACCACTTGCAATTCCAAAAGGATCCGTCTATGAGCGCGGTGGACATTGACATTGACGACGACGTCACGTCCAGCTTGAACACCCTGTTGGACACTCGACCTGACAGCGGCCAGGGTCTGTCCAGCGATCGAATCGTCTGGACGTACAACGCGCCAGTTAGCTCGCCGTCCGCCTCGGAGCGCACCTCCTGCTGTCAGAACGGCAGCTCCTCGCAATCTTCGTCGAGTAGCTCCTCGACGGAGGGAACTAGTCCCCAAAGATCCTTATCGCCAACCTCCCCTACCTCGGTCTCGTCCTCCGTCATGTCCTCCAATTCTGGATCCCGTAGGTTCCCACCGCCGGTACCCACGGGCACCAGCGCCTCAGCCCTGGGCCCCTCCGGCGACGGGACCACCTCCTCGGCCTCCGGCCTTCATCCCACCAACGGTGATCTCAGCCAGTCCGAGGCTATCAGCAACATGTCCAGTCCCGACTACAACGACGAGGAAACTATGGACATACTCAGTGCACGCGATATCATGATGGTCAGTGATCCGAGTGACAGTGACTCGACGATACTCGCCAGCGAGCCACCGCAGAGGAGGTTGAAGGCGGCAACGGCGGCTGCTTCTGTACCACCGGCGTCGAACGCGTATACACCGGCGCAGGAGAATACCGAGCATAGGATAGTGATACAGGTGAAGGGGCCAGACAAGGACGCCACCGCGGCGAGGAACACCAGTCCCAGGCAGAATAGGCGACGGGGCAATCTCAGCAATCCGGAACTCGTGCCCACATCCACCGCGCAGAACACCGTGCAACGGCCGACTGGCAATACCACGCCTGAGTTCGTCGGGTATCAG GAGCTGAAGGAGAGCGAGGACGAGAACGAAGCTCTGAACATCGGTAACTACGAGGACAAGCACGGAGGTGCATCACCGCCGCAGTCTGCGGACGAAGAGAGCGACATCGAAAGTTTGCACAGCTTCCATTACAGTCCGAAAGCGGTGGACCTACCATCGGCAGTTCGATTGGCCAAGAGGCTATACTCCTTGGACGGCTTCAAAAAGTCTGACGTCTCTAGACACCTTAGCAAAAA CAACGACTTTAGTAGAGCGGTAGCCGAAGAATACTTGAGATACTTCAGCTTCGAACGGGACACGCTGGACGTGGCTCTCAGAAAGTTCCTTGCCCAGTTCTCTTTGACTGGGGAGACCcaggaaagagagagggttCTTGTACATTTCTCCAAGAGATTTCTCGATTGTAATCCGGGTGCATTTAATTCTCAGG aCGCTGTTCATACCTTAACCTGCGCCATAATGCTGCTCAATACCGACCTACACGGTCAGAATATCGGTAGAAAGATGTCATGTAACGAATTTATCGAGAACCTCTCGGAACTGAACGACGGCGATAACTTCCCCAGAGAGGTGCTGAAACAGCTTTACAATGCCATCAAATCGTTCCCCTTGGAATGGGCCTT TGGGACTTATTGGCTGTTCAGAGATGAGGAAGGGGATGAAACTGCGAATCAAGCGATTCAACAAGGTGACGGTCCAGCGATATCTGGTACCGGAAATCCGTTTCTCGACGTGCCAAATGTTACGGGTGCTACGGAGTTTAAGAAGGGATACGTTATGCGGAAATGTTGCTTCGATTCCAACGGAAAGAAAA CACCGTTCGGCAAACGCGGCTGGAAGATGTATTATTGTACATTGAGGGaacttgtattatatttgcacAAAGACGAGCATGGCTTCCGTAACGATAGTTTGCACAACGCGATACGCATTCATCACGCGTTAGCCACCAAAGCGTCCGATTACACGAAGAAGGAACACGTCTTCAGGTTACAGACTGCTGATCAAGCAGAGTATCTCTTCCAAACGAG TGATTCCAAAGAACTGCAGTCGTGGATAGACACGATCAACTTCGTGTGCGCCAGTTTTTCTTGCCAGCCACTAGCAGGAGCGGTGGGTTCTCAGCGAAAATTTCAACGGCCCCTACTTCCCTGCAGCCACACGAAATTATCTCCT AGAGAACAGTTACGGGACCATGAGGAGAGGGTGAGCAAATTGGAGGCTGAACTGGAGGAGCACAGACGACATCCGCCTGAGAGAGGAGCTAAGGCTCTCACTGTACAGAATTATAAGGAAAAAGATGCCTACTTACATCACGAG CTGAAGAGGTATAAAACATACGCGTACCTGTTACGATCCAGGTTGGCGTTCACGGAGGTGGAACCGTCTCTGGTGGAGAGCAGTATCGGCGAGGTGGATGAGGGAAGCGGGGCCTTGCTGAACTCCGAAGTGGCACTGATACCGCCGCCTGTTCCCGATCGGCCAGCCATAAATAGGTACAGTTACAGGGCTGCCATTTACAACCGTAATCTGCTAAACGGTCAGGACTACGGCGGGGACATTGGTTGA
- the LOC122575637 gene encoding PH and SEC7 domain-containing protein isoform X6 — protein MAEELVVTLNRGDSSGFGFSLLGTAGLPHVIYDIVENSPAAKSGKVEAGDVILRVNEVDVNRFSTKEVLKCLRLSSDPVTLKLRRDPAIKAHVRRLLSPGQPACDETDSSKISHEAMTFPNNPRPVSSGNGEDMEPRKPGTPELPGGSPQEPTAAKQYATRSNGSYSDASGSSELEALLPPVDSFKEEERAQWEPLSGDKFSRQKNTPRFEAYMMTGDLMLNLSRTQQSSGLLPKHQKKVDSLRYNNHHTHHHHNHHNHHHHNSVPTSPNEMLGHHRAYKCTGSNSASTSPVGISKRESGQCPGQSDTSKQNAASFGYSSGFVRTSRSEDHLQFQKDPSMSAVDIDIDDDVTSSLNTLLDTRPDSGQGLSSDRIVWTYNAPVSSPSASERTSCCQNGSSSQSSSSSSSTEGTSPQRSLSPTSPTSVSSSVMSSNSGSRRFPPPVPTGTSASALGPSGDGTTSSASGLHPTNGDLSQSEAISNMSSPDYNDEETMDILSARDIMMVSDPSDSDSTILASEPPQRRLKAATAAASVPPASNAYTPAQENTEHRIVIQVKGPDKDATAARNTSPRQNRRRGNLSNPELVPTSTAQNTVQRPTGNTTPEFVGYQELKESEDENEALNIGNYEDKHGGASPPQSADEESDIESLHSFHYSPKAVDLPSAVRLAKRLYSLDGFKKSDVSRHLSKNNDFSRAVAEEYLRYFSFERDTLDVALRKFLAQFSLTGETQERERVLVHFSKRFLDCNPGAFNSQDAVHTLTCAIMLLNTDLHGQNIGRKMSCNEFIENLSELNDGDNFPREVLKQLYNAIKSFPLEWAFGTYWLFRDEEGDETANQAIQQGDGPAISGTGNPFLDVPNVTGATEFKKGYVMRKCCFDSNGKKTPFGKRGWKMYYCTLRELVLYLHKDEHGFRNDSLHNAIRIHHALATKASDYTKKEHVFRLQTADQAEYLFQTSDSKELQSWIDTINFVCASFSCQPLAGAVGSQRKFQRPLLPCSHTKLSPREQLRDHEERVSKLEAELEEHRRHPPERGAKALTVQNYKEKDAYLHHELKRYKTYAYLLRSRLAFTEVEPSLVESSIGEVDEGSGALLNSEVALIPPPVPDRPAINRYSYRAAIYNRNLLNGQDYGGDIG, from the exons TGCTGAAATGTCTGCGGCTCTCGTCGGATCCCGTCACCCTGAAACTGCGAAGGG ATCCTGCAATAAAAGCTCACGTGCGTCGGCTGTTGTCACCGGGACAGCCGGCATGCGACGAGACGGATTCGAGCAAAATCTCTCACGAGGCAATGACCTTCCCGAATAACCCCAGGCCGGTGTCATCGGGTAACGGCGAAGATATGGAACCAAGAAAGCCAGGAACACCGGAACTTCCGGGTGGCTCGCCACAGGAACCGACTGCCGCGAAGCAGTATGCGACGAGAAGCAACGGATCCTACAGTGACGCTTCCGGATCCTCTGAACTAGAGGCGCTACTTCCGCCAGTGGATAGTTTCAAGGAGGAAGAACGTGCCCAATGGGAGCCTCTCTCCGGCGACAAGTTCTCCAGGCAGAAGAATACGCCTAG GTTCGAAGCGTACATGATGACCGGCGATCTAATGCTGAACCTGTCGCGCACGCAGCAGAGCAGCGGCCTGCTCCCGAAGCACCAGAAGAAGGTCGACTCGCTGAGGTACAACAATCATCATACCCACCATCACCATAATCACCACAATCACCACCATCATAACTCGGTACCGACCAGTCCTAACGAGATGCTGGGCCATCACCGTGCTTACAAGTGTACCGGTTCGAATTCGGCCAGCACCTCACCGGTCGGGATCAGCAAACGTGAGAGCGGCCAGTGTCCAGGCCAGAGCGATACTAGCAAACAAAATGCCGCGAGTTTCGGTTATTCGAGCGGCTTCGTTCGCACCTCGCGCTCCGAGGACCACTTGCAATTCCAAAAGGATCCGTCTATGAGCGCGGTGGACATTGACATTGACGACGACGTCACGTCCAGCTTGAACACCCTGTTGGACACTCGACCTGACAGCGGCCAGGGTCTGTCCAGCGATCGAATCGTCTGGACGTACAACGCGCCAGTTAGCTCGCCGTCCGCCTCGGAGCGCACCTCCTGCTGTCAGAACGGCAGCTCCTCGCAATCTTCGTCGAGTAGCTCCTCGACGGAGGGAACTAGTCCCCAAAGATCCTTATCGCCAACCTCCCCTACCTCGGTCTCGTCCTCCGTCATGTCCTCCAATTCTGGATCCCGTAGGTTCCCACCGCCGGTACCCACGGGCACCAGCGCCTCAGCCCTGGGCCCCTCCGGCGACGGGACCACCTCCTCGGCCTCCGGCCTTCATCCCACCAACGGTGATCTCAGCCAGTCCGAGGCTATCAGCAACATGTCCAGTCCCGACTACAACGACGAGGAAACTATGGACATACTCAGTGCACGCGATATCATGATGGTCAGTGATCCGAGTGACAGTGACTCGACGATACTCGCCAGCGAGCCACCGCAGAGGAGGTTGAAGGCGGCAACGGCGGCTGCTTCTGTACCACCGGCGTCGAACGCGTATACACCGGCGCAGGAGAATACCGAGCATAGGATAGTGATACAGGTGAAGGGGCCAGACAAGGACGCCACCGCGGCGAGGAACACCAGTCCCAGGCAGAATAGGCGACGGGGCAATCTCAGCAATCCGGAACTCGTGCCCACATCCACCGCGCAGAACACCGTGCAACGGCCGACTGGCAATACCACGCCTGAGTTCGTCGGGTATCAG GAGCTGAAGGAGAGCGAGGACGAGAACGAAGCTCTGAACATCGGTAACTACGAGGACAAGCACGGAGGTGCATCACCGCCGCAGTCTGCGGACGAAGAGAGCGACATCGAAAGTTTGCACAGCTTCCATTACAGTCCGAAAGCGGTGGACCTACCATCGGCAGTTCGATTGGCCAAGAGGCTATACTCCTTGGACGGCTTCAAAAAGTCTGACGTCTCTAGACACCTTAGCAAAAA CAACGACTTTAGTAGAGCGGTAGCCGAAGAATACTTGAGATACTTCAGCTTCGAACGGGACACGCTGGACGTGGCTCTCAGAAAGTTCCTTGCCCAGTTCTCTTTGACTGGGGAGACCcaggaaagagagagggttCTTGTACATTTCTCCAAGAGATTTCTCGATTGTAATCCGGGTGCATTTAATTCTCAGG aCGCTGTTCATACCTTAACCTGCGCCATAATGCTGCTCAATACCGACCTACACGGTCAGAATATCGGTAGAAAGATGTCATGTAACGAATTTATCGAGAACCTCTCGGAACTGAACGACGGCGATAACTTCCCCAGAGAGGTGCTGAAACAGCTTTACAATGCCATCAAATCGTTCCCCTTGGAATGGGCCTT TGGGACTTATTGGCTGTTCAGAGATGAGGAAGGGGATGAAACTGCGAATCAAGCGATTCAACAAGGTGACGGTCCAGCGATATCTGGTACCGGAAATCCGTTTCTCGACGTGCCAAATGTTACGGGTGCTACGGAGTTTAAGAAGGGATACGTTATGCGGAAATGTTGCTTCGATTCCAACGGAAAGAAAA CACCGTTCGGCAAACGCGGCTGGAAGATGTATTATTGTACATTGAGGGaacttgtattatatttgcacAAAGACGAGCATGGCTTCCGTAACGATAGTTTGCACAACGCGATACGCATTCATCACGCGTTAGCCACCAAAGCGTCCGATTACACGAAGAAGGAACACGTCTTCAGGTTACAGACTGCTGATCAAGCAGAGTATCTCTTCCAAACGAG TGATTCCAAAGAACTGCAGTCGTGGATAGACACGATCAACTTCGTGTGCGCCAGTTTTTCTTGCCAGCCACTAGCAGGAGCGGTGGGTTCTCAGCGAAAATTTCAACGGCCCCTACTTCCCTGCAGCCACACGAAATTATCTCCT AGAGAACAGTTACGGGACCATGAGGAGAGGGTGAGCAAATTGGAGGCTGAACTGGAGGAGCACAGACGACATCCGCCTGAGAGAGGAGCTAAGGCTCTCACTGTACAGAATTATAAGGAAAAAGATGCCTACTTACATCACGAG CTGAAGAGGTATAAAACATACGCGTACCTGTTACGATCCAGGTTGGCGTTCACGGAGGTGGAACCGTCTCTGGTGGAGAGCAGTATCGGCGAGGTGGATGAGGGAAGCGGGGCCTTGCTGAACTCCGAAGTGGCACTGATACCGCCGCCTGTTCCCGATCGGCCAGCCATAAATAGGTACAGTTACAGGGCTGCCATTTACAACCGTAATCTGCTAAACGGTCAGGACTACGGCGGGGACATTGGTTGA
- the LOC122575637 gene encoding PH and SEC7 domain-containing protein isoform X10, giving the protein MLTLMEGKRTYHSTQYRLLKTCDKLSLVEAGDVILRVNEVDVNRFSTKEVLKCLRLSSDPVTLKLRRDPAIKAHVRRLLSPGQPACDETDSSKISHEAMTFPNNPRPVSSGNGEDMEPRKPGTPELPGGSPQEPTAAKQYATRSNGSYSDASGSSELEALLPPVDSFKEEERAQWEPLSGDKFSRQKNTPRFEAYMMTGDLMLNLSRTQQSSGLLPKHQKKVDSLRYNNHHTHHHHNHHNHHHHNSVPTSPNEMLGHHRAYKCTGSNSASTSPVGISKRESGQCPGQSDTSKQNAASFGYSSGFVRTSRSEDHLQFQKDPSMSAVDIDIDDDVTSSLNTLLDTRPDSGQGLSSDRIVWTYNAPVSSPSASERTSCCQNGSSSQSSSSSSSTEGTSPQRSLSPTSPTSVSSSVMSSNSGSRRFPPPVPTGTSASALGPSGDGTTSSASGLHPTNGDLSQSEAISNMSSPDYNDEETMDILSARDIMMVSDPSDSDSTILASEPPQRRLKAATAAASVPPASNAYTPAQENTEHRIVIQVKGPDKDATAARNTSPRQNRRRGNLSNPELVPTSTAQNTVQRPTGNTTPEFVGYQELKESEDENEALNIGNYEDKHGGASPPQSADEESDIESLHSFHYSPKAVDLPSAVRLAKRLYSLDGFKKSDVSRHLSKNNDFSRAVAEEYLRYFSFERDTLDVALRKFLAQFSLTGETQERERVLVHFSKRFLDCNPGAFNSQDAVHTLTCAIMLLNTDLHGQNIGRKMSCNEFIENLSELNDGDNFPREVLKQLYNAIKSFPLEWAFGTYWLFRDEEGDETANQAIQQGDGPAISGTGNPFLDVPNVTGATEFKKGYVMRKCCFDSNGKKTPFGKRGWKMYYCTLRELVLYLHKDEHGFRNDSLHNAIRIHHALATKASDYTKKEHVFRLQTADQAEYLFQTSDSKELQSWIDTINFVCASFSCQPLAGAVGSQRKFQRPLLPCSHTKLSPREQLRDHEERVSKLEAELEEHRRHPPERGAKALTVQNYKEKDAYLHHELKRYKTYAYLLRSRLAFTEVEPSLVESSIGEVDEGSGALLNSEVALIPPPVPDRPAINRYSYRAAIYNRNLLNGQDYGGDIG; this is encoded by the exons TGCTGAAATGTCTGCGGCTCTCGTCGGATCCCGTCACCCTGAAACTGCGAAGGG ATCCTGCAATAAAAGCTCACGTGCGTCGGCTGTTGTCACCGGGACAGCCGGCATGCGACGAGACGGATTCGAGCAAAATCTCTCACGAGGCAATGACCTTCCCGAATAACCCCAGGCCGGTGTCATCGGGTAACGGCGAAGATATGGAACCAAGAAAGCCAGGAACACCGGAACTTCCGGGTGGCTCGCCACAGGAACCGACTGCCGCGAAGCAGTATGCGACGAGAAGCAACGGATCCTACAGTGACGCTTCCGGATCCTCTGAACTAGAGGCGCTACTTCCGCCAGTGGATAGTTTCAAGGAGGAAGAACGTGCCCAATGGGAGCCTCTCTCCGGCGACAAGTTCTCCAGGCAGAAGAATACGCCTAG GTTCGAAGCGTACATGATGACCGGCGATCTAATGCTGAACCTGTCGCGCACGCAGCAGAGCAGCGGCCTGCTCCCGAAGCACCAGAAGAAGGTCGACTCGCTGAGGTACAACAATCATCATACCCACCATCACCATAATCACCACAATCACCACCATCATAACTCGGTACCGACCAGTCCTAACGAGATGCTGGGCCATCACCGTGCTTACAAGTGTACCGGTTCGAATTCGGCCAGCACCTCACCGGTCGGGATCAGCAAACGTGAGAGCGGCCAGTGTCCAGGCCAGAGCGATACTAGCAAACAAAATGCCGCGAGTTTCGGTTATTCGAGCGGCTTCGTTCGCACCTCGCGCTCCGAGGACCACTTGCAATTCCAAAAGGATCCGTCTATGAGCGCGGTGGACATTGACATTGACGACGACGTCACGTCCAGCTTGAACACCCTGTTGGACACTCGACCTGACAGCGGCCAGGGTCTGTCCAGCGATCGAATCGTCTGGACGTACAACGCGCCAGTTAGCTCGCCGTCCGCCTCGGAGCGCACCTCCTGCTGTCAGAACGGCAGCTCCTCGCAATCTTCGTCGAGTAGCTCCTCGACGGAGGGAACTAGTCCCCAAAGATCCTTATCGCCAACCTCCCCTACCTCGGTCTCGTCCTCCGTCATGTCCTCCAATTCTGGATCCCGTAGGTTCCCACCGCCGGTACCCACGGGCACCAGCGCCTCAGCCCTGGGCCCCTCCGGCGACGGGACCACCTCCTCGGCCTCCGGCCTTCATCCCACCAACGGTGATCTCAGCCAGTCCGAGGCTATCAGCAACATGTCCAGTCCCGACTACAACGACGAGGAAACTATGGACATACTCAGTGCACGCGATATCATGATGGTCAGTGATCCGAGTGACAGTGACTCGACGATACTCGCCAGCGAGCCACCGCAGAGGAGGTTGAAGGCGGCAACGGCGGCTGCTTCTGTACCACCGGCGTCGAACGCGTATACACCGGCGCAGGAGAATACCGAGCATAGGATAGTGATACAGGTGAAGGGGCCAGACAAGGACGCCACCGCGGCGAGGAACACCAGTCCCAGGCAGAATAGGCGACGGGGCAATCTCAGCAATCCGGAACTCGTGCCCACATCCACCGCGCAGAACACCGTGCAACGGCCGACTGGCAATACCACGCCTGAGTTCGTCGGGTATCAG GAGCTGAAGGAGAGCGAGGACGAGAACGAAGCTCTGAACATCGGTAACTACGAGGACAAGCACGGAGGTGCATCACCGCCGCAGTCTGCGGACGAAGAGAGCGACATCGAAAGTTTGCACAGCTTCCATTACAGTCCGAAAGCGGTGGACCTACCATCGGCAGTTCGATTGGCCAAGAGGCTATACTCCTTGGACGGCTTCAAAAAGTCTGACGTCTCTAGACACCTTAGCAAAAA CAACGACTTTAGTAGAGCGGTAGCCGAAGAATACTTGAGATACTTCAGCTTCGAACGGGACACGCTGGACGTGGCTCTCAGAAAGTTCCTTGCCCAGTTCTCTTTGACTGGGGAGACCcaggaaagagagagggttCTTGTACATTTCTCCAAGAGATTTCTCGATTGTAATCCGGGTGCATTTAATTCTCAGG aCGCTGTTCATACCTTAACCTGCGCCATAATGCTGCTCAATACCGACCTACACGGTCAGAATATCGGTAGAAAGATGTCATGTAACGAATTTATCGAGAACCTCTCGGAACTGAACGACGGCGATAACTTCCCCAGAGAGGTGCTGAAACAGCTTTACAATGCCATCAAATCGTTCCCCTTGGAATGGGCCTT TGGGACTTATTGGCTGTTCAGAGATGAGGAAGGGGATGAAACTGCGAATCAAGCGATTCAACAAGGTGACGGTCCAGCGATATCTGGTACCGGAAATCCGTTTCTCGACGTGCCAAATGTTACGGGTGCTACGGAGTTTAAGAAGGGATACGTTATGCGGAAATGTTGCTTCGATTCCAACGGAAAGAAAA CACCGTTCGGCAAACGCGGCTGGAAGATGTATTATTGTACATTGAGGGaacttgtattatatttgcacAAAGACGAGCATGGCTTCCGTAACGATAGTTTGCACAACGCGATACGCATTCATCACGCGTTAGCCACCAAAGCGTCCGATTACACGAAGAAGGAACACGTCTTCAGGTTACAGACTGCTGATCAAGCAGAGTATCTCTTCCAAACGAG TGATTCCAAAGAACTGCAGTCGTGGATAGACACGATCAACTTCGTGTGCGCCAGTTTTTCTTGCCAGCCACTAGCAGGAGCGGTGGGTTCTCAGCGAAAATTTCAACGGCCCCTACTTCCCTGCAGCCACACGAAATTATCTCCT AGAGAACAGTTACGGGACCATGAGGAGAGGGTGAGCAAATTGGAGGCTGAACTGGAGGAGCACAGACGACATCCGCCTGAGAGAGGAGCTAAGGCTCTCACTGTACAGAATTATAAGGAAAAAGATGCCTACTTACATCACGAG CTGAAGAGGTATAAAACATACGCGTACCTGTTACGATCCAGGTTGGCGTTCACGGAGGTGGAACCGTCTCTGGTGGAGAGCAGTATCGGCGAGGTGGATGAGGGAAGCGGGGCCTTGCTGAACTCCGAAGTGGCACTGATACCGCCGCCTGTTCCCGATCGGCCAGCCATAAATAGGTACAGTTACAGGGCTGCCATTTACAACCGTAATCTGCTAAACGGTCAGGACTACGGCGGGGACATTGGTTGA